The Paraburkholderia dioscoreae DNA window AGATCTTCTTCGAGAAGCTGGAATTGCCGGTGGTCAAGAAGACCCCGAGCGGCGCACCCTCCACCGACGAAGAAGTGCTGCAAAAGCTCGCCGAAGATTTTCCGCTGCCGAAGATTCTGCTCGAACACCGTGGCTTGTCAAAGCTGAAATCGACCTACACGGACAAGCTGCCGCGCATGGTCAACGCCACCACGGGCCGCGTGCACACGAACTATGCGCAGGCGGTGGCGGTCACGGGGCGCCTCGCCTCGAACGATCCGAACCTGCAGAACATTCCCGTGCGCACCGGCGAAGGCCGCCGTATTCGCGAAGCGTTTATTGCACCGCCCGGACACAAGCTGGTCTCCGCGGATTATTCGCAGATCGAATTGCGCATCATGGCGCACATTTCCGGCGACGAATCCTTGCTGCGCTCGTTCTCGCAAGGTGAAGACATTCACCGCGCCACCGCGGCGGAAATCTTCAGCGTGACGCCGCTCGAAGTGTCGAACGACCAACGGCGCGTGGCCAAGGTCATCAACTTTGGTCTGATCTACGGCATGAGTTCGTTCGGGCTCGCTTCGAACCTCGGTATCACGCGCGACGCCGCCAAGCTCTATATCGACCGCTATTTCGCACGTTACCCTGGCGTGGCGCGTTATATGGACGAAACGCGCGTGAGCGCGAAGGCCAAGGGTTACGTCGAAACGGTATTCGGCCGCCGCCTGTGGCTGCCCGAGATCAACGGCGGCAATGGTCCACGCCGCCAGGCCGCCGAGCGCGCCGCGATCAACGCGCCGATGCAAGGCACGGCGGCCGACCTGATCAAGCTCTCGATGATCGCGGTGCAGAAGTGGATCGAAGAGTCGAAGATCGGCACGCGCATGATCATGCAGGTGCATGACGAATTGATTCTCGAAGTACCGGACGCGGAATTGTCCGACGTGCGCAAGCGCTTGCCCGAGTTGATGTGCGGCGTCGCCGACCTGAAAGTGCCGCTGGTCGCCGAAGTCGGCGCCGGTCTGAACTGGGAAGAAGCGCATTGACGCGCGTATGACGGGGTGCGATATCGTCGTGCGCATGTCACACATGCGTATTGATGGCTTGTGACAACCCGTGTTGCTCGCGGACAATCGGTCAAAGACGGCGTGCCCGGGTGATATTCCGTGCGCGCCGCCGCGACGCATAACCCATCGGCAAACACGGAGAGTTCAATGCATCGTTTTATCGTCGTTGGCGGGGGCGCGGGGGGACTGGAGTTGGCGACACGCCTGGGCGATCGCTACGCACCCCATAAGAACAAGGGCGCAGTGCGCGCGCAGGTCACGCTCGTCGACCGCAATCCCACGCATATCTGGAAGCCGCTGTTGCATGAGGTGGCGGCGGGTAGCATGGACCCCTTCACGCAGGAACTCGAATATGCAGCGCAAGCGCGCTGGCATGGCTTCGAATTCCAGCAGGGCGAACTGACGGGCCTCGACCGTGCGAACCGGCGGCTCACGCTCGGCACCGTGCTCGACGACGACGGCGCCGAACTGCTGCCCGAACGCGAACTCGAATACGACACGCTGATCATCGCGATCGGCAGCACGACCGCATTCTTCGGCGTTAAAGGTGCGTCTGAATTCTCCCTCGCACTCGACACGGTCAGCCAGGCCGAGCGTTTCCGCAAGCGCTTGATCGCGGCCTGCATGCGCGCCGAGCATCAGGTGCACGAGCCCGTCGAGTCGGCGCCGGGCACGCCGTCCACGGACGAGCCGCGCATTCAGGTGGCGATTGTCGGCGGCGGCGCGACGGGGGTGGAGTTGTCGGCGGAATTGCGCAACACCGCGCAGGTGCTGTCCGCCTACGGCCTGCATAAGCTCGACCCGCGGCATGACGTCGGCATTGTGCTGATCGAAGCGGGGCCGCGCATTCTGCCGGCTTTGCAGGAACGGGTTTCGACCGCTACGGCCGAACTGCTCACCAAGCTCGGCGTGAAGCTGATGACCAGCGAAACCGTGGCCGAAGTCGCGCCCGGTGTGATCCGCACCGCGAGCGGTAAAACCGTGCGCGCCGATCTGACGGTGTGGGCGGCGGGCATTAAGGCGCCGGCGATCCTGAGCGAGCTCGACGGCCTGCCGGTCAATCGTCTGGGCCAGCTTGTCGTGCGCCGCACGCTGCAAACCGAAATCGACGACAACATTTTCGCGCTCGGCGATTGCGCCGCCTGTCCGTGGCCGGGCAATGAGCGCAACGTGCCGCCGCGCGCGCAGGCGGCTCACCAGCAGGCGAGCTTCCTGATGAAAGCGCTGACGGCGCGGCTCGACGGCAGGCCGCTGCCGGAATTTACCTATCGCGACTTCGGTTCGCTCGTGTCGCTCGGGCATTTCAGTGCCGTCGGCAATCTGATGGGCGGGGTGATCGGCGGCAACATGCTGATCGAAGGGCTGTTCGCGCGCTTCATGTACATGTCGCTGTACCGGCTGCATATCGCCGCGCTGCACGGCTATGCGCGCATGGTGCTCGATACTTTCGCGCACTGGTTGCGCCGCACCACGCTGCCGCGGGTCAAGCTGCACTGACGTGCGCTGATGCGCCCGGCCGGCGCCCGGGAACGTTGCCTCTGCAACAGGATGCGTGTCGGGCGTATCCTGTTGCCTCCAACGTTCAACCGAGGAGCGCCGCATGCTGAAACCCGAGATCGACAGCCTGGTCCCGCACGTCCCCTTCGACCGGCGTACTTTTATCAAGGCCGCGCTCGGCACCGGATTCGCCGCAGCCGTGCTGCCGGTGTCGGCGCAAACCATCCATACCGATAGCGACGGTCTCGAAGCCGGCGAAGTGGCCGTGCGCTCCGGCGACACGCTGGTGCCGGCGTATCGCGCACAGCCGAAGGGTAAAACGCACTTGCCCGTGATTATCGTCGTGCATGAGATTTTCGGCGTGCACGAGCATATCGCCGACGTGTGCCGGCGTTTCGCCAAACAAGGTTATCTCGCGATCGCGCCGAATCTGTATGAGCGGCAGGGCGATCCGACCGTTTATACGAGCATGCAGCAGCTCAACGAGCAACTGGTCAGCAAGGTGCCGGACGATCAGGTCATGGGCGATCTCGACGCGACCGTCGCGTGGGCCGGCGAGCATGGCGGCGATTTGAACCGCCTCGGCGTGAACGGGTTTTGCTGGGGCGGGCGCATTGCGTGGCTGTATGCCGAACATAATCCGCGACTGAAGGCGGGTGTCGCGTGGTATGGGCGAGTCACGGGCGCGAAGAACGCGATGACGCCGGCCAATCCGCTCGACGAGGTCGCGCAGCTTCACGCGCCGGTTCTGGGGCTCTATGGGTTGCAGGATCAGAGCATTCCGCAGGACACGCTCGAACAGATGAAGCAGGCCATCGCGCAGGGTCCGCAAGCAGGACGCGGCTCGCAGTTCGTCGTGTATGACGATGCCGGGCACGCGTTTTTCGCGGATTACCGGCCGAGCTATAAAAAGGCCGATGCGGAAGACGGCTGGCGCCGTGCGCTGGTGTGGTTCAAGCAGCATGGGGTGGCCTGAGGCTGCGGCTTGAGGCGGTTCGCGCTCCCCCGCTTGCGATAAAAAAGGCCGTTGCCGCTTTCGGGCGGTAACGGCCTTTTTTGCTAACCAGGTGCTGTGACGCTCGCTGGTGTACTCAAGGATTCGGGCCCGTAGCGACAGGGCGCTTCGGATCCGAACTCCATTCGCTCCACGATCCTGCGTACAACGCCGCGCCGTGCAGGCCGGCGACTTCCATCGCCAGCGCATTCACGCAGGCCGTCACGCCCGAGCCGCATTGCAGTATCACGTGTTCCGGCGGCGTGTCGGCGAGCAGCGCGTGGAATTCCTCGCGCAACGTG harbors:
- a CDS encoding NAD(P)/FAD-dependent oxidoreductase, producing MHRFIVVGGGAGGLELATRLGDRYAPHKNKGAVRAQVTLVDRNPTHIWKPLLHEVAAGSMDPFTQELEYAAQARWHGFEFQQGELTGLDRANRRLTLGTVLDDDGAELLPERELEYDTLIIAIGSTTAFFGVKGASEFSLALDTVSQAERFRKRLIAACMRAEHQVHEPVESAPGTPSTDEPRIQVAIVGGGATGVELSAELRNTAQVLSAYGLHKLDPRHDVGIVLIEAGPRILPALQERVSTATAELLTKLGVKLMTSETVAEVAPGVIRTASGKTVRADLTVWAAGIKAPAILSELDGLPVNRLGQLVVRRTLQTEIDDNIFALGDCAACPWPGNERNVPPRAQAAHQQASFLMKALTARLDGRPLPEFTYRDFGSLVSLGHFSAVGNLMGGVIGGNMLIEGLFARFMYMSLYRLHIAALHGYARMVLDTFAHWLRRTTLPRVKLH
- a CDS encoding dienelactone hydrolase family protein, with product MLKPEIDSLVPHVPFDRRTFIKAALGTGFAAAVLPVSAQTIHTDSDGLEAGEVAVRSGDTLVPAYRAQPKGKTHLPVIIVVHEIFGVHEHIADVCRRFAKQGYLAIAPNLYERQGDPTVYTSMQQLNEQLVSKVPDDQVMGDLDATVAWAGEHGGDLNRLGVNGFCWGGRIAWLYAEHNPRLKAGVAWYGRVTGAKNAMTPANPLDEVAQLHAPVLGLYGLQDQSIPQDTLEQMKQAIAQGPQAGRGSQFVVYDDAGHAFFADYRPSYKKADAEDGWRRALVWFKQHGVA